In Streptomyces canus, the following proteins share a genomic window:
- a CDS encoding GntR family transcriptional regulator translates to MTAEDLQPYQRITQDVKDQVRLGRLQGNDKLPSTRELADHYGVAPGTVQRALAQLRTEGVIYSHQGRGSFIRESAIDAVADPTSQAIKRLEEQVAELIERLDRLEAGDGKSS, encoded by the coding sequence ATGACGGCCGAGGACTTGCAGCCCTACCAACGCATCACGCAGGACGTGAAAGACCAGGTCAGACTTGGCCGCCTGCAAGGCAACGACAAGTTGCCCAGCACCCGAGAACTCGCGGACCACTACGGCGTTGCCCCGGGAACGGTGCAGCGCGCGCTCGCACAGCTCCGCACCGAGGGCGTCATTTACTCCCACCAGGGGCGCGGATCCTTCATTCGCGAGTCGGCCATCGACGCCGTTGCCGATCCGACCTCCCAAGCGATCAAGCGCCTGGAGGAGCAGGTTGCCGAGTTGATTGAGCGGCTGGATCGGCTTGAAGCCGGCGACGGCAAGAGCAGCTGA
- a CDS encoding helix-turn-helix domain-containing protein produces MIRELREARGMSMRDLAAKTFVSHSKVQRWENGDRPPKERSEVELIDQAVGAGGFLIELWQEIDRGVTGAGHVSDPVLHVSDTSSDLAMALSQAAASNGEGIFVPRRLDDGTVVLVALDRRALLRAGVGIGAAAMAGLPAPTAAVVSPAEDPFGFASTASESWSGLRLSRPVPDFGVDWQALLPGGRSMLGSQLSLQVHPARIEGSRVVVSIPDHRRAEEFLSRPHRSLLVGAVSSEGASTFYALDGRAARGKLARNGGVYEVAAPAAYELDDLTYGILWAVSNYDDALQADDQALSETRSDLKAYERLSSSAVSREAAPGLNGVAHMWLGSDFCARHILKALPELPELPAFWTREQRGEEASAWLIFDHKYPYLRETTKVLGGASTRAFCIPEEVVRSSPRYERILLFLAVALMESLGIHAQFTSDPAYESVEGFVVAPDKEAVIANWVRGDGMWHVDVTARSSVVREFTIAARDVDADSLTAAPTAAGRLRALAQYLDLPWSWLIQRCGQLARYGSSGLIQSRSRLVSSAGIDAACAYVASLPADH; encoded by the coding sequence ATGATTCGGGAACTGCGCGAGGCGCGCGGCATGTCCATGCGAGACCTCGCCGCCAAGACGTTCGTTTCGCACTCCAAGGTGCAGCGATGGGAGAACGGCGACCGGCCGCCAAAGGAGCGGAGCGAAGTTGAGCTCATCGACCAGGCGGTTGGTGCCGGCGGGTTCCTGATCGAGCTGTGGCAGGAGATCGACCGAGGCGTCACCGGGGCCGGGCATGTATCCGATCCGGTGCTCCATGTATCCGATACATCGTCAGACCTGGCCATGGCCCTGTCCCAGGCGGCAGCGTCGAACGGTGAGGGGATCTTCGTCCCCCGACGTCTCGACGATGGAACGGTGGTGCTCGTGGCACTCGATCGACGCGCGCTGTTGCGCGCCGGTGTGGGGATCGGCGCGGCAGCGATGGCTGGTCTTCCCGCGCCGACGGCCGCGGTGGTCAGTCCGGCAGAAGATCCCTTCGGGTTCGCGAGTACTGCCTCCGAGAGCTGGTCGGGACTTCGGCTGTCCCGGCCTGTCCCAGACTTCGGGGTCGACTGGCAGGCGCTGCTGCCGGGAGGCCGTTCCATGCTCGGTTCCCAGCTCTCCCTCCAGGTCCACCCCGCGCGCATCGAGGGGAGCCGTGTGGTCGTGTCAATCCCTGACCACCGGCGCGCGGAGGAGTTCCTGTCCCGGCCACACCGAAGCCTTCTGGTCGGGGCAGTCAGTAGCGAGGGCGCCTCTACGTTTTACGCCCTTGACGGGCGCGCGGCCCGCGGCAAGCTTGCGCGGAACGGCGGCGTGTACGAGGTCGCTGCGCCCGCCGCGTACGAGCTGGACGATCTCACCTACGGCATCCTGTGGGCCGTCAGTAACTACGACGACGCTCTTCAGGCTGATGACCAGGCGCTTTCCGAGACGCGCAGTGATCTCAAGGCGTATGAGCGGCTGTCCTCCTCCGCGGTCAGCCGGGAGGCCGCGCCCGGGCTGAACGGGGTGGCCCACATGTGGCTGGGCTCGGACTTCTGCGCGCGCCACATCCTGAAGGCGTTGCCGGAGCTCCCGGAGCTGCCAGCGTTCTGGACGCGGGAACAGCGAGGTGAGGAGGCCAGCGCGTGGCTGATCTTCGATCACAAGTACCCGTATCTACGGGAGACCACGAAGGTGCTGGGCGGCGCGAGCACCCGGGCATTCTGCATCCCGGAGGAGGTCGTCCGTTCGTCTCCGAGGTACGAGCGGATCCTGCTGTTCCTGGCCGTGGCGCTGATGGAGTCGCTCGGGATCCACGCGCAGTTCACGTCCGACCCCGCGTACGAGTCCGTTGAGGGGTTCGTGGTCGCACCCGACAAGGAAGCTGTGATCGCGAACTGGGTCCGAGGTGATGGCATGTGGCACGTCGACGTGACCGCCCGGTCCTCGGTCGTCCGCGAGTTCACGATCGCGGCGCGCGACGTCGACGCGGACTCACTCACCGCAGCGCCGACGGCTGCCGGGCGGCTGCGTGCTCTGGCGCAGTACCTCGATCTGCCGTGGTCCTGGTTGATCCAGCGGTGCGGCCAACTCGCCCGATACGGATCATCCGGGCTGATCCAGTCCCGCAGCCGACTGGTCTCATCAGCTGGCATCGACGCCGCGTGCGCGTACGTGGCCTCTCTTCCCGCCGATCACTGA
- a CDS encoding asparaginase: MADTVRHVAVISLGGTIAMTAQTDGGATPTLSADDLIAAVPGLADTGIHVQVHDFRRLPGASLSFSDLFELAATIETLTVDGVVVTQGTDTIEETAYLLDLVTTGDRPIVVTGAMRNASMAGADGPANVLAAIRTAASTEARGTGCVVVFGEEIHAARWIRKTHATSPTAFTSYPGPIGYVAEDRVRILARPDTAPTIAPQDIAAPTVRTTIFTVGIGDDGTLLQALGDHVDGLVVAAFGAGHVPMACVDALTDLAKRMPVILATRTGSGPVLRQTYGFPGSESDLLARGLISGSTLDPVKARILLHLLLMTGADKDQILQLFSTLS; this comes from the coding sequence ATGGCCGACACCGTCCGGCACGTCGCAGTGATCTCACTCGGCGGCACCATCGCGATGACCGCACAGACCGACGGCGGCGCGACGCCGACGTTGTCGGCCGACGACCTCATCGCGGCCGTACCGGGTCTTGCCGACACCGGCATCCACGTCCAGGTGCACGACTTCCGCCGCCTACCCGGCGCCTCGCTGTCCTTCTCCGACCTGTTCGAGCTCGCCGCGACGATCGAGACGCTTACGGTCGACGGCGTGGTCGTCACCCAGGGGACGGACACGATCGAGGAGACCGCGTACCTGCTGGACCTAGTCACCACAGGCGACAGGCCGATCGTGGTCACCGGCGCCATGCGCAACGCAAGCATGGCGGGAGCGGACGGCCCCGCGAACGTGCTGGCCGCGATCCGCACCGCGGCCAGCACGGAAGCCCGGGGCACGGGCTGTGTAGTGGTGTTCGGGGAGGAGATCCACGCTGCCCGCTGGATCCGCAAGACCCACGCCACGAGCCCGACCGCCTTCACCTCGTACCCCGGGCCAATCGGCTACGTCGCGGAAGACCGCGTACGGATCCTCGCCCGCCCCGATACAGCCCCGACGATCGCTCCCCAGGACATCGCCGCTCCCACCGTCCGCACCACCATCTTCACGGTCGGGATCGGAGACGACGGGACGCTCCTCCAGGCCCTCGGGGACCACGTCGACGGCCTGGTCGTCGCCGCGTTCGGGGCCGGCCACGTGCCGATGGCCTGCGTGGACGCCCTCACCGATCTCGCCAAGCGCATGCCGGTCATCCTGGCCACCCGCACCGGATCCGGTCCTGTGCTCCGGCAGACCTACGGTTTCCCCGGCTCCGAGTCGGACCTGCTCGCTCGCGGCCTGATCTCCGGCAGCACTCTCGACCCGGTCAAGGCACGCATCCTGCTGCACCTGCTCCTGATGACAGGCGCTGACAAGGACCAGATCCTCCAGCTCTTCAGCACCCTCTCCTAA